In a genomic window of Leptospira hartskeerlii:
- a CDS encoding type 1 glutamine amidotransferase domain-containing protein: protein MKTVLIPIPQIDFDPTEVSVPWKVLKENGYKIIFATPSGTSGEADFRMVTGKGLGILSSFLRAKNDDVLLYRELEKSNEFLNPKKYESIKLDSFDVLLLPGGHAKGMRVYLESESLQNLVGNTFAEGKPVAAICHGVLLAARSKNPKTKKSSLYGLKTTGLLKSQELLAWNLTRAWLGDYYRTYPTPLQDEVISFLESSTDFQEGPMPIARDSFSNIKPGFSVLDKSYLSARWPGDAHKFARELPEFFG, encoded by the coding sequence AAGACTGTTCTAATCCCAATTCCTCAAATTGATTTCGATCCCACGGAAGTATCCGTGCCTTGGAAGGTTTTAAAAGAAAACGGGTATAAGATCATATTCGCGACTCCGAGCGGAACCTCAGGAGAAGCTGACTTTAGAATGGTAACCGGAAAAGGTTTGGGTATTCTATCGTCTTTTTTAAGAGCAAAGAATGATGATGTTCTACTTTATAGAGAATTAGAAAAATCGAATGAGTTTTTAAATCCTAAAAAATACGAGTCTATCAAATTAGATTCTTTTGATGTTTTGCTTCTTCCTGGAGGACACGCAAAAGGGATGAGGGTTTATCTTGAATCGGAATCTTTGCAGAATTTGGTGGGAAACACATTTGCGGAAGGAAAACCTGTGGCAGCGATCTGTCATGGAGTACTTCTTGCTGCAAGATCCAAAAATCCAAAAACAAAAAAGTCCAGCTTGTATGGACTGAAAACCACAGGACTTTTGAAATCTCAGGAACTTCTCGCCTGGAATTTGACTCGGGCCTGGCTCGGGGACTATTATAGAACTTATCCTACTCCATTACAGGATGAGGTGATTTCTTTTCTAGAATCCAGTACTGATTTTCAAGAAGGGCCGATGCCTATCGCAAGAGATAGTTTTTCTAATATTAAACCGGGGTTCAGTGTTTTAGATAAGTCTTATCTTTCCGCAAGATGGCCTGGAGATGCA